Proteins encoded within one genomic window of Pygocentrus nattereri isolate fPygNat1 chromosome 9, fPygNat1.pri, whole genome shotgun sequence:
- the mtfr2 gene encoding mitochondrial fission regulator 2 isoform X2 produces the protein MSLLEDLVDLLRYVLEYFGVPTDMLVPVWENTLCGQYRSIVRMIGTNLPLAPNPRVHFQIPLQTFRRHGHIDVTVDAPGIPSLADVLYLAEDEGDSCTKFRNTIPLRKCEWPQRAERPASVAPSAQNGQRALGRSTQPEALQKISALEAELMKLRAQIALIVATPTADSPLLSAPATPCLAPLPAPVLTSTPLCAPPPPPPPPPPPPPPPPPPAVAGSSQVLVTQVIRQRRAARKDKAEPSECTSTAALPSMLDILKDMNQVKLRAVERSPGGTPVRKRRSKGAVCMSDPAALIAEALKKKFAHKQKDDSFDKENRSAELSPFSSPDTPRVSHPLRRGQGRIHL, from the exons ATGTCTCTGCTGGAAGACCTCGTCGATTTGCTGAGATATGTCCTCGAATATTTCGGTGTGCCCACTGACATG CTGGTTCCAGTATGGGAGAATACTTTGTGTGGACAGTATCGCAGCATTGTTCGCATGATTGGGACTAATCTTCCGCTGGCACCAAACCCCCGAGTTCACTTTCAG ATTCCTCTGCAGACTTTCAGGAGACATGGCCATATTGACGTTACAGTGGATGCTCCTGGTATTCCATCACTCGCAGATGTGTTATATCTCGCTGAGGATGAAGGAGACAGCTGCACCAAGTTCAG GAATACCATTCCACTGAGGAAGTGTGAATGGCCACAGAGGGCTGAACGACCAGCGTCTGTAGCCCCTTCTGCccaaaatggacaaagagcTTTGGGACGGAGCACACAGCCAGAGGCCCTGCAGAAGATTTCTGCACTGGAGGCTGAGCTGATGAAACTACGAGCTCAGATTGCCTTGATAGTCGCAACTCCAACAG cTGACAGTCCGCTCCTGAGTGCACCTGCCACACCTTGTTTGGCTCCTTTACCTGCTCCTGTCCTTACCTCCACTCCTCTCTGTgcaccacctccaccacctcctcctcctcctcctcctcctccaccacctccacctcctgcAGTGGCTGGCTCATCTCAGGTCTTAGTGACACAGGTAATCAGACAAAGGCGGGCAGCCAGGAAAGACAAAGCTGAACCTTCAGAGTGCACGTCAACAGCTGCCCTCCCCTCCATGCTTGACATCCTGAAGGACATGAATCAGGTTAAACTCCGCGCTGTGGAGAG GTCTCCAGGAGGGACCCctgtgaggaagaggaggagtaAGGGTGCCGTGTGTATGTCGGACCCTGCTGCACTCATTGCTGAAGCTTTAAAGAAGAAGTTTGCTCACAAGCAGAAAGACGACTCGTTTGATAAGGAGAACCGCTCGGCCGAACTGTCGCCTTTTAGCAGCCCAGATACACCCAGA GTTTCACACCCACTGAGACGCGGTCAAGGGAGAATTCATCTGTGA
- the mtfr2 gene encoding mitochondrial fission regulator 2 isoform X1 — MSLLEDLVDLLRYVLEYFGVPTDMLVPVWENTLCGQYRSIVRMIGTNLPLAPNPRVHFQIPLQTFRRHGHIDVTVDAPGIPSLADVLYLAEDEGDSCTKFRNTIPLRKCEWPQRAERPASVAPSAQNGQRALGRSTQPEALQKISALEAELMKLRAQIALIVATPTADSPLLSAPATPCLAPLPAPVLTSTPLCAPPPPPPPPPPPPPPPPPPAVAGSSQVLVTQVIRQRRAARKDKAEPSECTSTAALPSMLDILKDMNQVKLRAVERSPGGTPVRKRRSKGAVCMSDPAALIAEALKKKFAHKQKDDSFDKENRSAELSPFSSPDTPRVRVSHPLRRGQGRIHL, encoded by the exons ATGTCTCTGCTGGAAGACCTCGTCGATTTGCTGAGATATGTCCTCGAATATTTCGGTGTGCCCACTGACATG CTGGTTCCAGTATGGGAGAATACTTTGTGTGGACAGTATCGCAGCATTGTTCGCATGATTGGGACTAATCTTCCGCTGGCACCAAACCCCCGAGTTCACTTTCAG ATTCCTCTGCAGACTTTCAGGAGACATGGCCATATTGACGTTACAGTGGATGCTCCTGGTATTCCATCACTCGCAGATGTGTTATATCTCGCTGAGGATGAAGGAGACAGCTGCACCAAGTTCAG GAATACCATTCCACTGAGGAAGTGTGAATGGCCACAGAGGGCTGAACGACCAGCGTCTGTAGCCCCTTCTGCccaaaatggacaaagagcTTTGGGACGGAGCACACAGCCAGAGGCCCTGCAGAAGATTTCTGCACTGGAGGCTGAGCTGATGAAACTACGAGCTCAGATTGCCTTGATAGTCGCAACTCCAACAG cTGACAGTCCGCTCCTGAGTGCACCTGCCACACCTTGTTTGGCTCCTTTACCTGCTCCTGTCCTTACCTCCACTCCTCTCTGTgcaccacctccaccacctcctcctcctcctcctcctcctccaccacctccacctcctgcAGTGGCTGGCTCATCTCAGGTCTTAGTGACACAGGTAATCAGACAAAGGCGGGCAGCCAGGAAAGACAAAGCTGAACCTTCAGAGTGCACGTCAACAGCTGCCCTCCCCTCCATGCTTGACATCCTGAAGGACATGAATCAGGTTAAACTCCGCGCTGTGGAGAG GTCTCCAGGAGGGACCCctgtgaggaagaggaggagtaAGGGTGCCGTGTGTATGTCGGACCCTGCTGCACTCATTGCTGAAGCTTTAAAGAAGAAGTTTGCTCACAAGCAGAAAGACGACTCGTTTGATAAGGAGAACCGCTCGGCCGAACTGTCGCCTTTTAGCAGCCCAGATACACCCAGAGTAAGA GTTTCACACCCACTGAGACGCGGTCAAGGGAGAATTCATCTGTGA